In Harpia harpyja isolate bHarHar1 chromosome 12, bHarHar1 primary haplotype, whole genome shotgun sequence, a single window of DNA contains:
- the RAP1GAP2 gene encoding rap1 GTPase-activating protein 2 isoform X10 has protein sequence MLASLKIKKQELLNSTDVTVPERPLSPPLTAPPTMKSAEFFEMLEKMQAPKLEEQRTGSQKHKEDYIPYPSIDEILEKGSPYPLIILPQFGGYWIEDPENLGTPTSSDSSICEEEEENLSPSTYGYKLECKGEARAYRKHFLGKDHLNFYCTASSLGNLILSIKCEEADGTEYLRIILRSKVKTLHERIPLAGFSKLPSIPQIAKAFCDDASGLKFNPVLYPKASQMIVSYDEHEVNNTFKFGVIYQKFRQTQEEELFGNNEESTAFKNFLSFLGDTITLQDFKGFRGGLDVSHGQTGAESVYTVFRDREIMFHVSTKLPFTEGDTQQLQRKRHIGNDIVAIIFQEENTPFVPDMIASNFLHAYIVVQVENPEADNTTYKVSVTAREDVPSFGPPLPSPPVFQKSPEFREFLLTKLINAENACCKSDKFAKLEDRTRAALLDNLHDELHGHTQTMLGLGPEEDKLENGGHGGFLESFKRAIRVRSHSMETMVGSQKKHHGGGIPGSLSGGIAHNSGEVTKTTFSPPVPAAAAKNQSRSPIKRRSGLFPRLHTGSESQAESRTRCDSVSGAQKTPDLGHSSQEMKSETSSNPSSPEICPNKDRPFIKLKENGRSNISRSSSSTSSFSSTAGESETLEEYDSVGSQPSTASPFKQDVFVYSASPGSESPSVGATATPVIMSRSPTADIKNRNSPRSNLKFRFDKLSHGSSSTSH, from the exons tctgcaGAATTCTTCgaaatgctggaaaaaatgcAG GCACCAAAACTTGAAGAACAGAGAACTGGAAGCCAAAAACATAAG GAAGACTACATCCCGTACCCCAGCATCGATGAG ATCCTAGAGAAGGGCAGCCCGTACCCGCTGATCATCCTGCCCCAGTTCGGGGGATACTGGATCGAAGACCCGGAAAACCTCGGCACGCCCACCTCGTCCGACAGCAGCAtctgcgaggaggaggaggagaacctCAGCCCCAGCACCTACGGCTACAAGCTGGAGTGCAAAGGAGAGGCCAGAGCCTACAGGAAGCATTTTCTGGGGAAG GATCACTTAAATTTTTATTGTACAGCCAGCAGCCTTGGGAATCTGATCCTTTCTATTAAGTGTGAGGAGGCAGATGGCACTGAATATTTAAGGATTATACTCAG GTCCAAAGTGAAGACGCTGCATGAAAGGATCCCCCTGGCAGGATTTAGCAAGCTCCCTAGTATCCCCCAGATTGCAAAG GCCTTCTGCGATGACGCCTCCGGGCTGAAGTTTAACCCGGTTCTGTACCCCAAG GCATCCCAGATGATAGTGTCTTATGATGAACATGAGGTCAACAACACGTTCAAGTTTGGTGTGATCTATCAGAAGTTCAGGCAG ACCCAAGAGGAGGAGTTGTTTGGCAATAATGAAGAGAGCACTGCCTTCAAGAACTTCCTAAGTTTTCTGGGAGACACCATAACACTCCAGGACTTCAAAGG TTTTCGAGGAGGTCTGGATGTCAGCCACGGGCAGACGGGAGCAGAGTCTGTGTACACGGTGTTCAGGGACAGGGAGATAATGTTTCATGTCTCTACAAAGCTGCCTTTTACCGAAGGAGACACACAACAA CTCCAGAGGAAGAGGCACATTGGCAACGACATTGTGGCCATTATCTTCCAAGAAGAGAACACGCCTTTTGTCCCAGACATGATCGCCTCCAACTTCTTGCACGCCTACATTGTGGTGCAGGTGGAAAACCCCGAGGCAGATAACACGACATACAAG GTGTCGGTCACGGCCCGGGAAGATGTCCCCTCCTTCGGGCCGCCCCTGCCGAGCCCGCCAGTATTCCAGAAG AGCCCCGAGTTCCGGGAGTTCCTGCTGACCAAGCTCATCAATGCCGAGAACGCCTGCTGCAAGTCCGACAAGTTTGCGAAGCTGGAG GACCGGACACGGGCCGCCTTGTTGGACAACCTTCACGACGAGCTCCACGGGCACACGCAGAccatgctggggctggggccggagGAGGACAAGCTGGAGAACGGGGGCCACGGAGGCTTTCTGGAGTCTTTCAAG AGAGCCATCCGGGTGCGCAGCCACTCCATGGAGACGATGGTGGGCAGCCAGAAGAAGCACCACGGTGGCGGCATCCCGGGCAGCCTCAGCGGGGGCATCGCGCACAACAGCGGCGAGGTGACCAAGACCACCTTCTCG CCCCCCGTACCAGCGGCTGCTGCCAAGAACCAGTCCAGGAGCCCCATCAAGCGCCGTTCAGGGCTGTTTCCTCGCCTGCACACGGGCTCTGAGAGCCAGGCGGAGAGCAGGACAAGGTG CGACAGTGTTTCTGGAGCCCAGAAGACACCAGATTTGGGACATTCTTCCcaagaaatgaaatctgaaacCTCGTCCAACCCAAGCTCCCCTGAAATATGCCCCAACAAAGACAG GCCGTTTATTAAGCTGAAAGAGAACGGGAGGTCGAACATCTCCCGTTCCTCCTCGAGCACCAGCAGCTTCAGCAGCACGGCAGGGGAGAGCGAGACCCTGGAGGAGTACGACAGCGTG GGAAGCCAGCCATCTACGGCATCGCCGTTCAAGCAGGACGTGTTTGTCTACAGCGCTTCGCCCGGCAGCGAGAGCCCGAGCGTGGGGGCCACGGCCACCCCCGTGATCATGAGCAGGAGCCCCACAG CAGATATAAAGAACAGAAACTCTCCAAGGTCAAACCTGAAGTTTCGCTTCGACAAGCTCAGCCACGGCAGCTCCAGCACG AGCCACTAG
- the RAP1GAP2 gene encoding rap1 GTPase-activating protein 2 isoform X5: MAGAPWQHRASTMFQRKRSVSFGGYGWIDKTMLASLKIKKQELLNSTDVTVPERPLSPPLTAPPTMKSAEFFEMLEKMQAPKLEEQRTGSQKHKEDYIPYPSIDEILEKGSPYPLIILPQFGGYWIEDPENLGTPTSSDSSICEEEEENLSPSTYGYKLECKGEARAYRKHFLGKDHLNFYCTASSLGNLILSIKCEEADGTEYLRIILRSKVKTLHERIPLAGFSKLPSIPQIAKAFCDDASGLKFNPVLYPKASQMIVSYDEHEVNNTFKFGVIYQKFRQTQEEELFGNNEESTAFKNFLSFLGDTITLQDFKGFRGGLDVSHGQTGAESVYTVFRDREIMFHVSTKLPFTEGDTQQLQRKRHIGNDIVAIIFQEENTPFVPDMIASNFLHAYIVVQVENPEADNTTYKVSVTAREDVPSFGPPLPSPPVFQKSPEFREFLLTKLINAENACCKSDKFAKLEDRTRAALLDNLHDELHGHTQTMLGLGPEEDKLENGGHGGFLESFKRAIRVRSHSMETMVGSQKKHHGGGIPGSLSGGIAHNSGEVTKTTFSPPVPAAAAKNQSRSPIKRRSGLFPRLHTGSESQAESRTRCDSVSGAQKTPDLGHSSQEMKSETSSNPSSPEICPNKDRPFIKLKENGRSNISRSSSSTSSFSSTAGESETLEEYDSVGSQPSTASPFKQDVFVYSASPGSESPSVGATATPVIMSRSPTADIKNRNSPRSNLKFRFDKLSHGSSSTSH; this comes from the exons tctgcaGAATTCTTCgaaatgctggaaaaaatgcAG GCACCAAAACTTGAAGAACAGAGAACTGGAAGCCAAAAACATAAG GAAGACTACATCCCGTACCCCAGCATCGATGAG ATCCTAGAGAAGGGCAGCCCGTACCCGCTGATCATCCTGCCCCAGTTCGGGGGATACTGGATCGAAGACCCGGAAAACCTCGGCACGCCCACCTCGTCCGACAGCAGCAtctgcgaggaggaggaggagaacctCAGCCCCAGCACCTACGGCTACAAGCTGGAGTGCAAAGGAGAGGCCAGAGCCTACAGGAAGCATTTTCTGGGGAAG GATCACTTAAATTTTTATTGTACAGCCAGCAGCCTTGGGAATCTGATCCTTTCTATTAAGTGTGAGGAGGCAGATGGCACTGAATATTTAAGGATTATACTCAG GTCCAAAGTGAAGACGCTGCATGAAAGGATCCCCCTGGCAGGATTTAGCAAGCTCCCTAGTATCCCCCAGATTGCAAAG GCCTTCTGCGATGACGCCTCCGGGCTGAAGTTTAACCCGGTTCTGTACCCCAAG GCATCCCAGATGATAGTGTCTTATGATGAACATGAGGTCAACAACACGTTCAAGTTTGGTGTGATCTATCAGAAGTTCAGGCAG ACCCAAGAGGAGGAGTTGTTTGGCAATAATGAAGAGAGCACTGCCTTCAAGAACTTCCTAAGTTTTCTGGGAGACACCATAACACTCCAGGACTTCAAAGG TTTTCGAGGAGGTCTGGATGTCAGCCACGGGCAGACGGGAGCAGAGTCTGTGTACACGGTGTTCAGGGACAGGGAGATAATGTTTCATGTCTCTACAAAGCTGCCTTTTACCGAAGGAGACACACAACAA CTCCAGAGGAAGAGGCACATTGGCAACGACATTGTGGCCATTATCTTCCAAGAAGAGAACACGCCTTTTGTCCCAGACATGATCGCCTCCAACTTCTTGCACGCCTACATTGTGGTGCAGGTGGAAAACCCCGAGGCAGATAACACGACATACAAG GTGTCGGTCACGGCCCGGGAAGATGTCCCCTCCTTCGGGCCGCCCCTGCCGAGCCCGCCAGTATTCCAGAAG AGCCCCGAGTTCCGGGAGTTCCTGCTGACCAAGCTCATCAATGCCGAGAACGCCTGCTGCAAGTCCGACAAGTTTGCGAAGCTGGAG GACCGGACACGGGCCGCCTTGTTGGACAACCTTCACGACGAGCTCCACGGGCACACGCAGAccatgctggggctggggccggagGAGGACAAGCTGGAGAACGGGGGCCACGGAGGCTTTCTGGAGTCTTTCAAG AGAGCCATCCGGGTGCGCAGCCACTCCATGGAGACGATGGTGGGCAGCCAGAAGAAGCACCACGGTGGCGGCATCCCGGGCAGCCTCAGCGGGGGCATCGCGCACAACAGCGGCGAGGTGACCAAGACCACCTTCTCG CCCCCCGTACCAGCGGCTGCTGCCAAGAACCAGTCCAGGAGCCCCATCAAGCGCCGTTCAGGGCTGTTTCCTCGCCTGCACACGGGCTCTGAGAGCCAGGCGGAGAGCAGGACAAGGTG CGACAGTGTTTCTGGAGCCCAGAAGACACCAGATTTGGGACATTCTTCCcaagaaatgaaatctgaaacCTCGTCCAACCCAAGCTCCCCTGAAATATGCCCCAACAAAGACAG GCCGTTTATTAAGCTGAAAGAGAACGGGAGGTCGAACATCTCCCGTTCCTCCTCGAGCACCAGCAGCTTCAGCAGCACGGCAGGGGAGAGCGAGACCCTGGAGGAGTACGACAGCGTG GGAAGCCAGCCATCTACGGCATCGCCGTTCAAGCAGGACGTGTTTGTCTACAGCGCTTCGCCCGGCAGCGAGAGCCCGAGCGTGGGGGCCACGGCCACCCCCGTGATCATGAGCAGGAGCCCCACAG CAGATATAAAGAACAGAAACTCTCCAAGGTCAAACCTGAAGTTTCGCTTCGACAAGCTCAGCCACGGCAGCTCCAGCACG AGCCACTAG
- the RAP1GAP2 gene encoding rap1 GTPase-activating protein 2 isoform X8, with amino-acid sequence MSRPGGGMRSRRAGMRAAVVLIGLLHRSRRQSKETRKQELLNSTDVTVPERPLSPPLTAPPTMKSAEFFEMLEKMQAPKLEEQRTGSQKHKEDYIPYPSIDEILEKGSPYPLIILPQFGGYWIEDPENLGTPTSSDSSICEEEEENLSPSTYGYKLECKGEARAYRKHFLGKDHLNFYCTASSLGNLILSIKCEEADGTEYLRIILRSKVKTLHERIPLAGFSKLPSIPQIAKAFCDDASGLKFNPVLYPKASQMIVSYDEHEVNNTFKFGVIYQKFRQTQEEELFGNNEESTAFKNFLSFLGDTITLQDFKGFRGGLDVSHGQTGAESVYTVFRDREIMFHVSTKLPFTEGDTQQLQRKRHIGNDIVAIIFQEENTPFVPDMIASNFLHAYIVVQVENPEADNTTYKVSVTAREDVPSFGPPLPSPPVFQKSPEFREFLLTKLINAENACCKSDKFAKLEDRTRAALLDNLHDELHGHTQTMLGLGPEEDKLENGGHGGFLESFKRAIRVRSHSMETMVGSQKKHHGGGIPGSLSGGIAHNSGEVTKTTFSPPVPAAAAKNQSRSPIKRRSGLFPRLHTGSESQAESRTRCDSVSGAQKTPDLGHSSQEMKSETSSNPSSPEICPNKDRPFIKLKENGRSNISRSSSSTSSFSSTAGESETLEEYDSVGSQPSTASPFKQDVFVYSASPGSESPSVGATATPVIMSRSPTDIKNRNSPRSNLKFRFDKLSHGSSSTSH; translated from the exons tctgcaGAATTCTTCgaaatgctggaaaaaatgcAG GCACCAAAACTTGAAGAACAGAGAACTGGAAGCCAAAAACATAAG GAAGACTACATCCCGTACCCCAGCATCGATGAG ATCCTAGAGAAGGGCAGCCCGTACCCGCTGATCATCCTGCCCCAGTTCGGGGGATACTGGATCGAAGACCCGGAAAACCTCGGCACGCCCACCTCGTCCGACAGCAGCAtctgcgaggaggaggaggagaacctCAGCCCCAGCACCTACGGCTACAAGCTGGAGTGCAAAGGAGAGGCCAGAGCCTACAGGAAGCATTTTCTGGGGAAG GATCACTTAAATTTTTATTGTACAGCCAGCAGCCTTGGGAATCTGATCCTTTCTATTAAGTGTGAGGAGGCAGATGGCACTGAATATTTAAGGATTATACTCAG GTCCAAAGTGAAGACGCTGCATGAAAGGATCCCCCTGGCAGGATTTAGCAAGCTCCCTAGTATCCCCCAGATTGCAAAG GCCTTCTGCGATGACGCCTCCGGGCTGAAGTTTAACCCGGTTCTGTACCCCAAG GCATCCCAGATGATAGTGTCTTATGATGAACATGAGGTCAACAACACGTTCAAGTTTGGTGTGATCTATCAGAAGTTCAGGCAG ACCCAAGAGGAGGAGTTGTTTGGCAATAATGAAGAGAGCACTGCCTTCAAGAACTTCCTAAGTTTTCTGGGAGACACCATAACACTCCAGGACTTCAAAGG TTTTCGAGGAGGTCTGGATGTCAGCCACGGGCAGACGGGAGCAGAGTCTGTGTACACGGTGTTCAGGGACAGGGAGATAATGTTTCATGTCTCTACAAAGCTGCCTTTTACCGAAGGAGACACACAACAA CTCCAGAGGAAGAGGCACATTGGCAACGACATTGTGGCCATTATCTTCCAAGAAGAGAACACGCCTTTTGTCCCAGACATGATCGCCTCCAACTTCTTGCACGCCTACATTGTGGTGCAGGTGGAAAACCCCGAGGCAGATAACACGACATACAAG GTGTCGGTCACGGCCCGGGAAGATGTCCCCTCCTTCGGGCCGCCCCTGCCGAGCCCGCCAGTATTCCAGAAG AGCCCCGAGTTCCGGGAGTTCCTGCTGACCAAGCTCATCAATGCCGAGAACGCCTGCTGCAAGTCCGACAAGTTTGCGAAGCTGGAG GACCGGACACGGGCCGCCTTGTTGGACAACCTTCACGACGAGCTCCACGGGCACACGCAGAccatgctggggctggggccggagGAGGACAAGCTGGAGAACGGGGGCCACGGAGGCTTTCTGGAGTCTTTCAAG AGAGCCATCCGGGTGCGCAGCCACTCCATGGAGACGATGGTGGGCAGCCAGAAGAAGCACCACGGTGGCGGCATCCCGGGCAGCCTCAGCGGGGGCATCGCGCACAACAGCGGCGAGGTGACCAAGACCACCTTCTCG CCCCCCGTACCAGCGGCTGCTGCCAAGAACCAGTCCAGGAGCCCCATCAAGCGCCGTTCAGGGCTGTTTCCTCGCCTGCACACGGGCTCTGAGAGCCAGGCGGAGAGCAGGACAAGGTG CGACAGTGTTTCTGGAGCCCAGAAGACACCAGATTTGGGACATTCTTCCcaagaaatgaaatctgaaacCTCGTCCAACCCAAGCTCCCCTGAAATATGCCCCAACAAAGACAG GCCGTTTATTAAGCTGAAAGAGAACGGGAGGTCGAACATCTCCCGTTCCTCCTCGAGCACCAGCAGCTTCAGCAGCACGGCAGGGGAGAGCGAGACCCTGGAGGAGTACGACAGCGTG GGAAGCCAGCCATCTACGGCATCGCCGTTCAAGCAGGACGTGTTTGTCTACAGCGCTTCGCCCGGCAGCGAGAGCCCGAGCGTGGGGGCCACGGCCACCCCCGTGATCATGAGCAGGAGCCCCACAG ATATAAAGAACAGAAACTCTCCAAGGTCAAACCTGAAGTTTCGCTTCGACAAGCTCAGCCACGGCAGCTCCAGCACG AGCCACTAG
- the RAP1GAP2 gene encoding rap1 GTPase-activating protein 2 isoform X7, with protein sequence MSRPGGGMRSRRAGMRAAVVLIGLLHRSRRQSKETRKQELLNSTDVTVPERPLSPPLTAPPTMKSAEFFEMLEKMQAPKLEEQRTGSQKHKEDYIPYPSIDEILEKGSPYPLIILPQFGGYWIEDPENLGTPTSSDSSICEEEEENLSPSTYGYKLECKGEARAYRKHFLGKDHLNFYCTASSLGNLILSIKCEEADGTEYLRIILRSKVKTLHERIPLAGFSKLPSIPQIAKAFCDDASGLKFNPVLYPKASQMIVSYDEHEVNNTFKFGVIYQKFRQTQEEELFGNNEESTAFKNFLSFLGDTITLQDFKGFRGGLDVSHGQTGAESVYTVFRDREIMFHVSTKLPFTEGDTQQLQRKRHIGNDIVAIIFQEENTPFVPDMIASNFLHAYIVVQVENPEADNTTYKVSVTAREDVPSFGPPLPSPPVFQKSPEFREFLLTKLINAENACCKSDKFAKLEDRTRAALLDNLHDELHGHTQTMLGLGPEEDKLENGGHGGFLESFKRAIRVRSHSMETMVGSQKKHHGGGIPGSLSGGIAHNSGEVTKTTFSPPVPAAAAKNQSRSPIKRRSGLFPRLHTGSESQAESRTRCDSVSGAQKTPDLGHSSQEMKSETSSNPSSPEICPNKDRPFIKLKENGRSNISRSSSSTSSFSSTAGESETLEEYDSVGSQPSTASPFKQDVFVYSASPGSESPSVGATATPVIMSRSPTADIKNRNSPRSNLKFRFDKLSHGSSSTSH encoded by the exons tctgcaGAATTCTTCgaaatgctggaaaaaatgcAG GCACCAAAACTTGAAGAACAGAGAACTGGAAGCCAAAAACATAAG GAAGACTACATCCCGTACCCCAGCATCGATGAG ATCCTAGAGAAGGGCAGCCCGTACCCGCTGATCATCCTGCCCCAGTTCGGGGGATACTGGATCGAAGACCCGGAAAACCTCGGCACGCCCACCTCGTCCGACAGCAGCAtctgcgaggaggaggaggagaacctCAGCCCCAGCACCTACGGCTACAAGCTGGAGTGCAAAGGAGAGGCCAGAGCCTACAGGAAGCATTTTCTGGGGAAG GATCACTTAAATTTTTATTGTACAGCCAGCAGCCTTGGGAATCTGATCCTTTCTATTAAGTGTGAGGAGGCAGATGGCACTGAATATTTAAGGATTATACTCAG GTCCAAAGTGAAGACGCTGCATGAAAGGATCCCCCTGGCAGGATTTAGCAAGCTCCCTAGTATCCCCCAGATTGCAAAG GCCTTCTGCGATGACGCCTCCGGGCTGAAGTTTAACCCGGTTCTGTACCCCAAG GCATCCCAGATGATAGTGTCTTATGATGAACATGAGGTCAACAACACGTTCAAGTTTGGTGTGATCTATCAGAAGTTCAGGCAG ACCCAAGAGGAGGAGTTGTTTGGCAATAATGAAGAGAGCACTGCCTTCAAGAACTTCCTAAGTTTTCTGGGAGACACCATAACACTCCAGGACTTCAAAGG TTTTCGAGGAGGTCTGGATGTCAGCCACGGGCAGACGGGAGCAGAGTCTGTGTACACGGTGTTCAGGGACAGGGAGATAATGTTTCATGTCTCTACAAAGCTGCCTTTTACCGAAGGAGACACACAACAA CTCCAGAGGAAGAGGCACATTGGCAACGACATTGTGGCCATTATCTTCCAAGAAGAGAACACGCCTTTTGTCCCAGACATGATCGCCTCCAACTTCTTGCACGCCTACATTGTGGTGCAGGTGGAAAACCCCGAGGCAGATAACACGACATACAAG GTGTCGGTCACGGCCCGGGAAGATGTCCCCTCCTTCGGGCCGCCCCTGCCGAGCCCGCCAGTATTCCAGAAG AGCCCCGAGTTCCGGGAGTTCCTGCTGACCAAGCTCATCAATGCCGAGAACGCCTGCTGCAAGTCCGACAAGTTTGCGAAGCTGGAG GACCGGACACGGGCCGCCTTGTTGGACAACCTTCACGACGAGCTCCACGGGCACACGCAGAccatgctggggctggggccggagGAGGACAAGCTGGAGAACGGGGGCCACGGAGGCTTTCTGGAGTCTTTCAAG AGAGCCATCCGGGTGCGCAGCCACTCCATGGAGACGATGGTGGGCAGCCAGAAGAAGCACCACGGTGGCGGCATCCCGGGCAGCCTCAGCGGGGGCATCGCGCACAACAGCGGCGAGGTGACCAAGACCACCTTCTCG CCCCCCGTACCAGCGGCTGCTGCCAAGAACCAGTCCAGGAGCCCCATCAAGCGCCGTTCAGGGCTGTTTCCTCGCCTGCACACGGGCTCTGAGAGCCAGGCGGAGAGCAGGACAAGGTG CGACAGTGTTTCTGGAGCCCAGAAGACACCAGATTTGGGACATTCTTCCcaagaaatgaaatctgaaacCTCGTCCAACCCAAGCTCCCCTGAAATATGCCCCAACAAAGACAG GCCGTTTATTAAGCTGAAAGAGAACGGGAGGTCGAACATCTCCCGTTCCTCCTCGAGCACCAGCAGCTTCAGCAGCACGGCAGGGGAGAGCGAGACCCTGGAGGAGTACGACAGCGTG GGAAGCCAGCCATCTACGGCATCGCCGTTCAAGCAGGACGTGTTTGTCTACAGCGCTTCGCCCGGCAGCGAGAGCCCGAGCGTGGGGGCCACGGCCACCCCCGTGATCATGAGCAGGAGCCCCACAG CAGATATAAAGAACAGAAACTCTCCAAGGTCAAACCTGAAGTTTCGCTTCGACAAGCTCAGCCACGGCAGCTCCAGCACG AGCCACTAG
- the RAP1GAP2 gene encoding rap1 GTPase-activating protein 2 isoform X6, producing MAGAPWQHRASTMFQRKRSVSFGGYGWIDKTMLASLKIKKQELLNSTDVTVPERPLSPPLTAPPTMKSAEFFEMLEKMQAPKLEEQRTGSQKHKEDYIPYPSIDEILEKGSPYPLIILPQFGGYWIEDPENLGTPTSSDSSICEEEEENLSPSTYGYKLECKGEARAYRKHFLGKDHLNFYCTASSLGNLILSIKCEEADGTEYLRIILRSKVKTLHERIPLAGFSKLPSIPQIAKAFCDDASGLKFNPVLYPKASQMIVSYDEHEVNNTFKFGVIYQKFRQTQEEELFGNNEESTAFKNFLSFLGDTITLQDFKGFRGGLDVSHGQTGAESVYTVFRDREIMFHVSTKLPFTEGDTQQLQRKRHIGNDIVAIIFQEENTPFVPDMIASNFLHAYIVVQVENPEADNTTYKVSVTAREDVPSFGPPLPSPPVFQKSPEFREFLLTKLINAENACCKSDKFAKLEDRTRAALLDNLHDELHGHTQTMLGLGPEEDKLENGGHGGFLESFKRAIRVRSHSMETMVGSQKKHHGGGIPGSLSGGIAHNSGEVTKTTFSPPVPAAAAKNQSRSPIKRRSGLFPRLHTGSESQAESRTRCDSVSGAQKTPDLGHSSQEMKSETSSNPSSPEICPNKDRPFIKLKENGRSNISRSSSSTSSFSSTAGESETLEEYDSVGSQPSTASPFKQDVFVYSASPGSESPSVGATATPVIMSRSPTDIKNRNSPRSNLKFRFDKLSHGSSSTSH from the exons tctgcaGAATTCTTCgaaatgctggaaaaaatgcAG GCACCAAAACTTGAAGAACAGAGAACTGGAAGCCAAAAACATAAG GAAGACTACATCCCGTACCCCAGCATCGATGAG ATCCTAGAGAAGGGCAGCCCGTACCCGCTGATCATCCTGCCCCAGTTCGGGGGATACTGGATCGAAGACCCGGAAAACCTCGGCACGCCCACCTCGTCCGACAGCAGCAtctgcgaggaggaggaggagaacctCAGCCCCAGCACCTACGGCTACAAGCTGGAGTGCAAAGGAGAGGCCAGAGCCTACAGGAAGCATTTTCTGGGGAAG GATCACTTAAATTTTTATTGTACAGCCAGCAGCCTTGGGAATCTGATCCTTTCTATTAAGTGTGAGGAGGCAGATGGCACTGAATATTTAAGGATTATACTCAG GTCCAAAGTGAAGACGCTGCATGAAAGGATCCCCCTGGCAGGATTTAGCAAGCTCCCTAGTATCCCCCAGATTGCAAAG GCCTTCTGCGATGACGCCTCCGGGCTGAAGTTTAACCCGGTTCTGTACCCCAAG GCATCCCAGATGATAGTGTCTTATGATGAACATGAGGTCAACAACACGTTCAAGTTTGGTGTGATCTATCAGAAGTTCAGGCAG ACCCAAGAGGAGGAGTTGTTTGGCAATAATGAAGAGAGCACTGCCTTCAAGAACTTCCTAAGTTTTCTGGGAGACACCATAACACTCCAGGACTTCAAAGG TTTTCGAGGAGGTCTGGATGTCAGCCACGGGCAGACGGGAGCAGAGTCTGTGTACACGGTGTTCAGGGACAGGGAGATAATGTTTCATGTCTCTACAAAGCTGCCTTTTACCGAAGGAGACACACAACAA CTCCAGAGGAAGAGGCACATTGGCAACGACATTGTGGCCATTATCTTCCAAGAAGAGAACACGCCTTTTGTCCCAGACATGATCGCCTCCAACTTCTTGCACGCCTACATTGTGGTGCAGGTGGAAAACCCCGAGGCAGATAACACGACATACAAG GTGTCGGTCACGGCCCGGGAAGATGTCCCCTCCTTCGGGCCGCCCCTGCCGAGCCCGCCAGTATTCCAGAAG AGCCCCGAGTTCCGGGAGTTCCTGCTGACCAAGCTCATCAATGCCGAGAACGCCTGCTGCAAGTCCGACAAGTTTGCGAAGCTGGAG GACCGGACACGGGCCGCCTTGTTGGACAACCTTCACGACGAGCTCCACGGGCACACGCAGAccatgctggggctggggccggagGAGGACAAGCTGGAGAACGGGGGCCACGGAGGCTTTCTGGAGTCTTTCAAG AGAGCCATCCGGGTGCGCAGCCACTCCATGGAGACGATGGTGGGCAGCCAGAAGAAGCACCACGGTGGCGGCATCCCGGGCAGCCTCAGCGGGGGCATCGCGCACAACAGCGGCGAGGTGACCAAGACCACCTTCTCG CCCCCCGTACCAGCGGCTGCTGCCAAGAACCAGTCCAGGAGCCCCATCAAGCGCCGTTCAGGGCTGTTTCCTCGCCTGCACACGGGCTCTGAGAGCCAGGCGGAGAGCAGGACAAGGTG CGACAGTGTTTCTGGAGCCCAGAAGACACCAGATTTGGGACATTCTTCCcaagaaatgaaatctgaaacCTCGTCCAACCCAAGCTCCCCTGAAATATGCCCCAACAAAGACAG GCCGTTTATTAAGCTGAAAGAGAACGGGAGGTCGAACATCTCCCGTTCCTCCTCGAGCACCAGCAGCTTCAGCAGCACGGCAGGGGAGAGCGAGACCCTGGAGGAGTACGACAGCGTG GGAAGCCAGCCATCTACGGCATCGCCGTTCAAGCAGGACGTGTTTGTCTACAGCGCTTCGCCCGGCAGCGAGAGCCCGAGCGTGGGGGCCACGGCCACCCCCGTGATCATGAGCAGGAGCCCCACAG ATATAAAGAACAGAAACTCTCCAAGGTCAAACCTGAAGTTTCGCTTCGACAAGCTCAGCCACGGCAGCTCCAGCACG AGCCACTAG